The segment CATGATAAATAAGAAAAGGACGGCGATATTCCCATAAATTTTTATGCTTTTCAATTCCATCCTTTTAAAGCAATTTTCCTGATGGCATTTATCCTCATGCCGTCCATCTTGCCGTGAACCCGTTGTCTGTTCGCATGTCCTCCCATCGAGTCGCGCCATTCCCCAACCCGTCCGGCAAACACCACCCAAATGAGTTTTTACCTGCGGCCATGAAGCCAAGCCGCTCTCCTGGCTTCATGTTCATGCTGTCTTTCCGCTCAGAAGTCCATCGTGGCCGACAGCTGGTAAGTACGTGGCGCGCCCAGCGCCAGACTGGACAAAAGCGGCATGCCCCAATACGCCTTGTTGGTCACATTGAGGATGCTGGCCCGCAACATCAATGGACGACCGGCAACCTGTGTTGCATAGCGCGCGCCTGCGTCATAGGTTGTCCGGCCCGGGACAGCCAATGAGTTGTCGGCATTGATGTATTGCCGGGAAACCGCTGTCGCATTGCCGGTCAGGGTCAGCCCTTGCACCGCGGGAACGTCCCATTCCATACCCAGCTTGCCCTGGAGTTTTGGAATGCCGGTCGCCTGTTTGCCCTGCCCGCCAACAACCGACGTTCTCGTCACCTCGGGGTCGACATAGGCCGCGCCGCCCATCAGGCGGACCCCCTTCGCAGGAACCCCGAAGAAGCTCCACTCCACGCCCCGGTTGCGCTGTTCGCCACCGAACGAAAACACATTGGTGACCGGATCGGTAAAACTGCCGGGACGCCGGATTTGAAACAGGCTGACAGTGTGGGTGAATTCCCCCGAGTCGACTTTGAGGCCGATTTCCTTCTGCCGGGTCTTGTAAGGCGAGAATAGCTCCCCCGCATTGGCCGCGGTGACAGGAGCCGTTTGCCCTTTGCTCAACCCTTCGATGTAATTGACGTAGAGAGAGACATTTTCCTTGACCTTGACCAGCAAGGCGGCGGCAGGCGAGGTGGCGCCAGCGTCATACCGGCTGCCGAGCGCGCCTGTCACGGGATTGAAACTGTCGGTAAGCACCTGCTGGCGACGCGCGCCCACGGTCAGTTGCACCTTGTCCTGTGCGAATGACACGGTATCCGCCAGACCATAGCTGACAAGACGCGTTTTCGTGTGAAGGATCGGCGGCAAAACGAGATGAACGGACGGACCCCAGACCGGATGGTAGAGGTTGGTCGTCCAGTCGGCGCCCGGGACGGCCCGGCGGCCGTAGTCCCTTTCGTTATCCGTGTAGTAGGTGGCGTTCAGGGCCCACTGGTGCTTGACCCCGCCGGCTTGAAACTTGCCCCTGAGCCCGGCTTCGCCCGATGTTTTTTCCAGGTCGATACGCAATTGGCCTGTCGTCGTCCGCAAGTCGCCCGCCGTGTTGAGCACCTGAGCCGAGACGGCGCCATTGTAGGTGTATTCGGACTTGCTGGTGCCGATGGCCGCGTACGCGATCAAATTGTCATTGACGTCGAACTCACCGCGAACGATGACACCTTTATCCTTGTTGTGCACGGCGGACCAGTCAGGGTTGAGCAGGGTATCGGGTTTGGGCGGCTTGGGGACGCCGACGCCAGGGGCCAGGTTGATGCCCCGTATCACACCGCTCACCCGGTCGTCGCTGTCATAGAAATCGGCTGACAGACGTGCGTTTTCGCCGCGCCAGTCCAGCCCCAGAGCGGCCAGTTGAACCTTCTTTTTCTGTTTGTTGACCGCGCCCTCGCCATCGCGGTAAACACCGTTGAACCGGATGCCGAACTGCTTGTGTTCGCCGAAGCGCCGCCCCACATCGATATGCCCGCCAAACTGCGCGTCGGACAGGTAAGTCGCCGTCAGTCGGGTCAACGGTTCATTGCCTGCGCGCTTGGGTACCAGATTGATGGCCCCTCCCACCGAGCCCCCCGGCGGCATGCCATTGAGCAGGGCCGACGGCCCTTTCAGGACCTCGATGCGCTCGAACATTTCGGGCGTGGTGCGGTAGTACGGGGCCATGCCGGCCAGCCCTCCCACCGTGACAT is part of the Paludibacterium paludis genome and harbors:
- a CDS encoding TonB-dependent receptor, with translation MPKYRHHNHFMSPAQQTARSTPAFPLKHLPAVLFGLTLGTAAMAAPPASQAGKDDGPVVLDTVTVTGKAGGPTAPYAGGQVASGGRLGLLGNKDLMDTPFSLISYTGKFIEDLQAQNLTDIIAKTDPAVFSNGVTGAWSENYSIRGFSSSTTDVTVGGLAGMAPYYRTTPEMFERIEVLKGPSALLNGMPPGGSVGGAINLVPKRAGNEPLTRLTATYLSDAQFGGHIDVGRRFGEHKQFGIRFNGVYRDGEGAVNKQKKKVQLAALGLDWRGENARLSADFYDSDDRVSGVIRGINLAPGVGVPKPPKPDTLLNPDWSAVHNKDKGVIVRGEFDVNDNLIAYAAIGTSKSEYTYNGAVSAQVLNTAGDLRTTTGQLRIDLEKTSGEAGLRGKFQAGGVKHQWALNATYYTDNERDYGRRAVPGADWTTNLYHPVWGPSVHLVLPPILHTKTRLVSYGLADTVSFAQDKVQLTVGARRQQVLTDSFNPVTGALGSRYDAGATSPAAALLVKVKENVSLYVNYIEGLSKGQTAPVTAANAGELFSPYKTRQKEIGLKVDSGEFTHTVSLFQIRRPGSFTDPVTNVFSFGGEQRNRGVEWSFFGVPAKGVRLMGGAAYVDPEVTRTSVVGGQGKQATGIPKLQGKLGMEWDVPAVQGLTLTGNATAVSRQYINADNSLAVPGRTTYDAGARYATQVAGRPLMLRASILNVTNKAYWGMPLLSSLALGAPRTYQLSATMDF